One Anas platyrhynchos isolate ZD024472 breed Pekin duck chromosome 2, IASCAAS_PekinDuck_T2T, whole genome shotgun sequence DNA segment encodes these proteins:
- the GATAD1 gene encoding GATA zinc finger domain-containing protein 1, producing MPLGLKPTCSVCRSTSSSMWKKGGQGEILCNNCTARSAPPGPAAFATTSAAAQHSNGGGGGGGGGGGGGGGGGGGGGGGGGGGGGKQSKQEIHRRSARLRNTKYKSAPAAEKKVSTKGKGRRHIFKLKNPIKAPESVSTIITAESIFYKGVYYQIGDVISVVDEQDGKTYYAQIRGFIQDQYCEKSAALTWLIPTQASPKDCFDPASYIIGPEEDLPRKMEYLEFVCHAPSEYFKSRSSPFPTVPTRPEKGYIWTHVGPTPAISIKETVTNNL from the exons ATGCCGCTGGGGCTGAAGCCTACGTGCAGCGTGTGCCgcagcacctcctcctccatgTGGAAGAAGGGCGGCCAGGGCGAGATCCTCTGCAACAACTGCACGGCGCGCTCCGCCCCGCCGGGGCCCGCCGCCTTCGCCACCACCTCGGCCGCCGCCCAGCACAGCAacggcggcggggggggaggcggcggcggtggcggcggtggtggtggaggcggAGGGGGTGGCGGTGGCGGGGGTGGTGGCGGCGGGGGGAAGCAG AGCAAGCAGGAGATCCACCGGCGCTCCGCCCGGCTGAGGAACACCAAGTACAAGTCCGCGCCCGCCGCCGAGAAGAAGGTTTCCACGAAAGGCAAGGGGAGGAGGCACATCTTTAAGTTAAAAAAC CCCATCAAGGCTCCCGAGTCTGTATCCACTATAATTACAGCCGAGTCAATCTTCTACAAG GGTGTATACTATCAAATCGGAGATGTTATTTCAGTGGTTGATGAGCAGGATGGAAAAACATACTATGCTCAGATCCGTGGGTTTATTCAGGACCAATACTGTGAGAAGAGTGCTGCACTGACCTGGCTCATTCCTACGCAAGCCAGCCCCAAAGACTGTTTTGACCCTGCATCCTATATCATAG gaccAGAAGAAGATCTCCCAAGGAAGATGGAATATTTGGAATTTGTTTGTCATGCACCTTCAGAATACTTCAAATCTCGGTCATCTCCCTTCCCTACAGTTCCTACAAGACCAGAGAAGGGATATATATGGACTCATGTGGGACCTACTCCTGCAATCTCCATTAAAGAAACTGTTACCAATAATTTATaa